In Exiguobacterium acetylicum, the genomic stretch CTGGCGATGATGCCGCTCATCCCGATTTTTGCTTCCTGGAAGATCGCAATCGACGAGCCGAGCTTGATCCACGGTTGTTGAACCCAGCCGAGCGCTGATTCGTCTTTTAGACCCGGTAAATAGGTCAAGGCGAGCTGCGGTGACGAGCCGAGGGTCACGTCCGTGATTAGACCTGTCTTCTGTTCGATTTCTGTCGCCACCTGTTGGAGCTTTTTCTCGCTAGCAGCATTCATCGTCTCGACACCTTTGACGTTGACGCGGATGGCAGAAATCGCTTTGGCACCACGAATTTTAAACGCAGCATCGAGCGTCGTCAGCATCGACGGTGGTTTCGTCAGGAAATCATATGGATCGTTTGTTGGTTTAACGTCTCGAACCGGATTGACGGGACGTTCATTTTTATCCATGACCCACTGGGCTTTTGACGGGAAGTACGTCTCCATCGGCAGTTCTGTCAGCGGGTCTTTCGAGATATTCAATTTCTTCGGATCGAAGACCCCGATATAGTTCAAGTTGACTTTGGGCCAATCCACGCTATCTTTTCCGAACATGCGCGCTTCCCGGTACATGCTGCGTTTAGCGAGCAAGGAATCTTGGTCGACTTGTTTCGGTTGGACTTGATAGGTGAACGGCCAACGTGATGCGTACGGACTTTTGATTGAGCGGTAGTCGATCGGAGACGGTTTTAAGACAATCCATGTAAAGGAATTGCTGTTCGTCTCTTCAGCAGTCGGTAACGTATGTTTTAAAATATCATTGACGAGCTTTTTCTGGACATCTTGTGTCGTGATCGTATAACGTTTCGCACCACTTGTCGGTAAGGAGTCTAAGTATTTTTTTCCGCCTTTTTGTTCGACTTGTTGTACTAGATCGTTAATGGATGTCTCTTTCGACGGCAGCTCGACTTTTTCGTACGTGTAGATGCGCGACGCATCGACGTATTCACGATTGTTCAACAGGATCGGAATTTGGACACCATCTTCCCCGAACGAGGTGACCTGATCATCTTTTGAAAAATAGTTACTATAGGTTCCTTTGGTCGTCGCTTTGTCCAAGCCGACGAGTGCGGCTTCCGCTTCGGGATCAACTCCCGCAATCATGACTTGGCTCCCATACTCAAACAGAGGCTGCTTTCCAAGTGGGAGGGGCGACACACCTGATTTTTTGGCATCCCCTGTAGGTTCCCATCCTGCTGCTAAGTAGGTGACGCCACTCGAGGATTCGTTTTGTAATCCGGTATCTTGCATGTCTTTGATCGTCAGTTTATAAATCCCTTCTTGATCGATCGTATGCGTACCGATACTCGAAAGTGTTTGATTATACCCAATCATCGCGATGGGGGCAGCGACCTCGACGTCAGTCATTTTTTTGATTGTCTCGTATTGTTTGCGCGTGATGCCGCCATCGAGACCACTCATGTAGTTTGGCTCGAGTAACTTCAAGTCTTCCGTCACGCTCCGGCTGCCTTCTGGTCGGACGACGATGTCGTAAGAGGAGCCCCAACGCTTTTGCAGTTCATCGACGACGGTTCCGTTATTGGCTTGCGTCGTTCCAATCAAATAGCTCAGTCCAGTACTGACGATCAGAACACCGACAAGTAGCAGGATGAAACGCTCTTTGTTGCGCCACCAGGAATTCCAAATGAACTTAAGCATCGGCAACCCCCTCCTGGAGTAAGATGTACTGTCTTATGATGGACCTTGCATTAACCATTAATTGAGGTGACGTGTAGCTATGGATGTGTACCGATTCAGTCATGGATGAATCCTCCTTTGAAAGAACGTTTTTTATTCCATATGTAAGTTAAAAAATCCAATCATTACCTAATTATAATTGAAGATTAAGAAAGTGAGCTACAAAAAAACAGAAAAATCAGAAAAATAGGTTGATCATTCAACTAAATATCATGAAACCTGAAGGAATGTAAAAGCGTTAATGAATTGACACACGTTATACATTAAAACGAGAGAAAGGAGCGGATGGTCGTGAGCGAATCCATTGTTTATTTTGTAATTCTTATCCCTCTGCTAGTGTTTGCTATCGTTCTATCGAAAGGAAAAGGTGCATCATTGCTTGCAGGATATAATACGTTGTCTGAAAGTAAGAAACAAGACTATGACGAAGTCGCCCTATGTCAATTTATGGGTAAAATCATGTACGGCGTTTGTTTTAGCATCCTGTTGATCGCTGGGAGCGAGCTGTTTGGATATCAATCTTTGTTTAGTTTAGGCGTCATGCTACTATTCTTTCTTATTGTATTCGCAGTCGTCTATTCGAATACGAATGACCGATTCAAGAAAAAGAGATAATTTTGTTCACGTCAGCAAGACCATTATCATTTAAACCATAATGAGAAATCCTTTAAGACGATTAACATCAAATGACTTTCGTCGTTTATATGAAGATATCAATCCTCATCAATCGTGTATGAAAAAATGTGTATGGGTAACTCCGTCGTCTCGATCGTCTCGACCAATGTCCATCCTAATTTTTTATAATATGCTGAAGCGTTTTCTGTTTTTAAATAGATTGTTGTGATCTGTCGTGATTTGGTGTAGACGATTAATTGATTGATGAGTTGCTGCGCGATCCCTTGATTCCGATAGACTTTTTCAACGAATAAAGAAGCGAGCCAAGGCGTATAGGCTGGTCGTTCGTTCAAGTCATTTTCAAAGAGGGAAACGGTTCCGATACACGTGGCATCATCTAAGGCAACGAACGTTACAGGATACGGTACACTTGGCTTTTTGTCTAAAAAGGATTTTATTGGTTCATAGGGTACCGACCCTTTTTTCTTTTGAACGAATTCGGTATGAATCATTGTGGCAACCACTTCTAATTGTTCAGGATGATTCGATAATGTATCAATGATCATCTTCTCATCCTCCTTTCTACAATTGTTGTATCAATCATTAAATTAATCTGTCCTCATCAGAATAAAGGAGCTTTGAAATGAACTTCGAACAATACTGGCAACAACATTTTGGGAAGGTGAACTTATTTGATCGTTCCTTTGTCGAGAAGGATTTAGTATTCCACGTAGACTTAGTGAAGGACCTGTATCAGTTAAAGAAAAATTCAGATGAAATCAACGAGGAATACTTCAAACAGGCATACCAAAAATCAAACGAATTGTTTGAGGATCTATTCCGAGAAGAGGAGTCTCTTTATTTCGTCGTGCATGTGAGAAGGGGGCGCGGTAAGTATCAACAGTCAGCGTCGAAAGTGTTCCGTCACTTAAAAAGAAGAGAAGATCAATACAACATAAAGTTCGTAGAGAAAGTGATGGATGAAGACGAGCAGGTATCCGAATATGCCGTGTTATTACCGAACAAAAACGCATTAGATTATAAACGTTTAATCAAAGCGATCTGCCATCAGGATTTCCCACCGCTGCAACCAAGATTTCGTCAAACATATACATACTATCCGGAGGTGTTTTTCGTGAACGTAGATCGAAAGATCGTCATGAATATTTATGATGATCGCGGTTGTTTCCTTCTATTCGGTGATTCAGTAACGTATGACGTGTTCAATAAGAACTATCGTCATGATATCAGCTAATCAATTTTAATCGCATTTAGAAATACTCAAGCTAGTGCCAAGAAACCGATCACTGAAAAAATAAAAAGTACCAATAGAGAAGTGAGCAATGTTAACGCGAGGATTTTCCCCGTATTTTTTAGACTTATGATGGCGCACACTAGCGCAAGCAATAGTCCAGCTAACATATAGTTCGTACCCCAAAAACCATTGAACGGTAAGAGCTTAACAGTAAGGAAAGTGAAAACGACGATGCCGATTGAGATCCATCCCAGGTGCTTTCGCATAAACTGCCTCCTCTTAAAATGAATACGTATAGTCATAATTTGGTTCTTTTTTAGCATATCATTACAAATGTTTACAGCGAAAGAGTTTTGTAATTGTCTCTTAAAGATAACCTGAATGAAATACGTGTCAGACAACTGCTCGTCACGGGACGTACCAACAAGCAGAAAACATTTGAACAGTCATCGACCGACAAACAATCCCTCACTCTAATCAGAATGAGGGATTGTTTCGTTTCATCATTAGATTGTCAACTCAATCACATTACCTTCCGGGTCAGCGATCGTACTTTCATAATACCCGTCACCCGTCGTCCGAGGACCATCAAGATGTTGTACACCGGCATCCTGTAACCGAGCTGTCCAGTCATCGACTGCTTGTTTACTGCCTAGCGAAAAGGCGAAGTGGGCATACCCGAGTGCATTCATCGTCCGTTCCGTGATATCCGTCCGTTGCATCAACTCAAGACGCGCACCACTCGAGAACGTCAGGAAATACGACGTGAACCCTTTCGTCGGATTATGATACCGCTCGCCTGCCGTAGCATCAAAATGTGTTTCGTAGAATTGACGCATTCCTTCCAAGTCTGCCACCCAGAGGGCGATATGTTCAATCTTCATCTCCATTCCTCCTTTTTCAAGACGCTTTTGCCAATCGCTGTCTGAACAACATCCGGTTCAACCCTTCCGTAGCGACCAGCATCAAGAAGATGAGACTGATCGTAAACCAATGGAACAACGATAAGGAGTAGGACGTCGCCAGCCATCCGAACAATGGCGGCATGAAGGTACTACCGGTATAAGCGAATGCCATTTGTACCCCCATCAGCCGTTGCGCCGCAGCCTCCCCGAAGCGAACCGGTGTCTCATGGAGCATTGCCGGGTAAATCGGTGCGAGACCAAGACCGACAAGTACGAAACCAAGCGGCATCCAGGCAGCGGGTGCGAGGATGAAACAGGCTGCTCCGATGAATGCCGTCCATTGACCGACACGAATCAAACGACGATTCGACCAGCGTAGCGATAGAAAACCACTGATGAAGCGCCCCGCAGTGATGCTTCCATAGTAGACGGAAATCCACGTCGCTGCTGACGTTACGGAAAAGGACCGGACTTGGACAAGATAACTACTGCCCCACAGCCCGACGACCGCCTCAACCCCGCAATAAAAGCAAAACGCTGCGAGAGCGGCGACCAATCCGCGTGGTTTTCCGGATGATGTGTTCACGGTCTGAACCTGTTCAGACACCTGTTTCGGAGCCCGCTTCCAGAGGGGTAAGCTGACGATTAAGACAATCATCAAGACGAGTTGCAATGCGCCGACGACGAGGTAACCTAAACGCCAGCCGGAATCGAGCAATACACCAGCCATGATGAGCGGACCAGCCGTCGCACCGATGCCCCAGAAGCAATGGAGCCAGTTCATATGATGTGCTTGATAATGGGTGGCAACGAAGTGGTTTAACGCCGCGTCGACGACTCCAGCACCGAGTCCAAGCGGGATTGCAAGGACGAAGAGCCAAATCAAGGACGGAGCAACGAAAAAACCGATCAATGCCAGTGCCGTCAAACCAGCAGAAGCTGCCGTGATCGGACCCGTTGAATAACGTTCAATCAAGCGACCGCTAAACAGACTCGAAACGATCGTTCCGGCAGCGATCGTCATGAAGAGCCAACCTGCCATGTCGAGCGGTGCGTCGAGATCGAGCCGCATCACAGGCCACGCTGTACCGAGTAATGCATCCGGCAGACCAAGACTGATGAAAGCGAGATAAATCAAAGGTAACAGTAAACGGGTCATCGGGCGAGACCTCCTAACGGAATTTGTTCAATGAATGACTGAATACTCAGTTGCATCAGACCATCTAAATAATCAGTTTCCCAGTCGCCTTGCCTCAATTGAGGTAATTTGTCGAGCGGAAAGCGCTTGGCGCATCGTTCCGTCAACCGTGCTAATCCGTCATCCGAGACATCGGACGCTGTAAACAAGATGACATCTGGATTCAAAGTGACGCTAAACGAGAGAATGATTCGACATAACGCTTCATACCAGTCGTCAGAGTGCGGTGCAGTCGTCGCGAGGACTTGACCGACATTTCGCTTCTCGTCAAACGGGATGAACGAGATCTCTCCAGCGAAATGATGCGCTCCGCGGATGACATGACCGGAAACGGCGACGCCGGCGCCCGGTCCGTTCGTCCCGAGATACACATAGACAGTCGTCTCGTTATCAGAAGCTTGTGCACGGACCGCCGCGTTCATATCATTTTCGACGATGACGGGTCGCCCGAACCGTTCCGTCAGTTCTTGTTGCAAGGGGCGACCGTCTAGCGTCGGATAATCTGGGGCGAATAGGATCGTGCCGGTGGTATCAACGGCACCAGCAACACCAATCGCAAGCGTTTGAATAGATGGATGATCGTCGAGTAATGTTGTCAGCGTTTTCAATAAAATAGATCCATGATCCGACGAATCGAACGTCAACCGATCTGTTGCGATCAGATGTCCACCGACGTCGTGGATGCGATACTGCAGATACGTGCGTTCGAGATAAAGAGCAAGTCCGTGGAAGTGATCCGCGCGATAGCGATACCGTTTTGCCGGACGCCCTCCGCGAACCAATTCAAGTGGTGTCTCTTCAATTTCCCGAGCAGCGATCATCTGATCGATCTGTTTGCTCGCAGTCGGAAAACTAACATCCAAAACGTGACGAATCGCAGGGATCGTATCGAGATGCTCGACTAAAAAAGCGTGACGTGTACGTGAAATCAGTTCAGTCAAACAAAGACCTCCCATCTAAATTACTTATTAAATTAATTTAATAAGTATCGATTTGAGTATAGCAGGTTGGGAACAAAAGACAAGTTTAAAAAAGAGGTGTAGGATATGAATATTTAGAGAAAACGCGTTTCATTCCATCGCTGTCTGGCTATATGTAAAGAAGATAAAAAATTTTAGTCATATATCTTTAATTCATACTATTCCGATTTGTAATATCTTGGATAGCCTGTAACAGGAGGTAGATGGCGAGAGGAGCTTGTAATCATGACCACCCAACTTTCAACCGACCTAGGATCCCAAGATATTTTAGCCTCCTTGCGAGATAATGTCGCAATGATTCGATTCGATCGGCAACGTCGTGTCGTCGACGTTAATGGTTTATTCGCAAAGACGATGAAGTATAAACGAGAAGAGATGATCGGAATGCAGCATCATCTCTTCTGCACGACGGAGTTTGCAATGAGTGACAGTTACCAAGCATTTTGGCAGAAGCTGTTTAGTGGCTTCAGTACGGCAGATAAAATTGAACGCATCGATGCGCATGGTCAATCGATTTGGCTAGAAGCAACCTATATGCCGATTTACGATGGAACGGAAGTGACAGGTGTCTTGAAGATTGCCTCCGATATTACGGATCGTCAGCAGACGATTCAAAAGTTCGCGACTTCGTTTGACACGATTGCTAGTGATTTGAATACGCGATCGACGCATGGCGAGCAGGAAAGCGAAGCGTTACGGCGAACGATCGAACAGATGGCCGAGACGACTCGTGATAATCATCAGACGATTGAACGGTTGCAACGCCAGGCAC encodes the following:
- a CDS encoding ROK family protein is translated as MTELISRTRHAFLVEHLDTIPAIRHVLDVSFPTASKQIDQMIAAREIEETPLELVRGGRPAKRYRYRADHFHGLALYLERTYLQYRIHDVGGHLIATDRLTFDSSDHGSILLKTLTTLLDDHPSIQTLAIGVAGAVDTTGTILFAPDYPTLDGRPLQQELTERFGRPVIVENDMNAAVRAQASDNETTVYVYLGTNGPGAGVAVSGHVIRGAHHFAGEISFIPFDEKRNVGQVLATTAPHSDDWYEALCRIILSFSVTLNPDVILFTASDVSDDGLARLTERCAKRFPLDKLPQLRQGDWETDYLDGLMQLSIQSFIEQIPLGGLAR
- a CDS encoding VOC family protein, with amino-acid sequence MKIEHIALWVADLEGMRQFYETHFDATAGERYHNPTKGFTSYFLTFSSGARLELMQRTDITERTMNALGYAHFAFSLGSKQAVDDWTARLQDAGVQHLDGPRTTGDGYYESTIADPEGNVIELTI
- a CDS encoding DUF3885 domain-containing protein yields the protein MNFEQYWQQHFGKVNLFDRSFVEKDLVFHVDLVKDLYQLKKNSDEINEEYFKQAYQKSNELFEDLFREEESLYFVVHVRRGRGKYQQSASKVFRHLKRREDQYNIKFVEKVMDEDEQVSEYAVLLPNKNALDYKRLIKAICHQDFPPLQPRFRQTYTYYPEVFFVNVDRKIVMNIYDDRGCFLLFGDSVTYDVFNKNYRHDIS
- a CDS encoding ABC transporter permease produces the protein MLKFIWNSWWRNKERFILLLVGVLIVSTGLSYLIGTTQANNGTVVDELQKRWGSSYDIVVRPEGSRSVTEDLKLLEPNYMSGLDGGITRKQYETIKKMTDVEVAAPIAMIGYNQTLSSIGTHTIDQEGIYKLTIKDMQDTGLQNESSSGVTYLAAGWEPTGDAKKSGVSPLPLGKQPLFEYGSQVMIAGVDPEAEAALVGLDKATTKGTYSNYFSKDDQVTSFGEDGVQIPILLNNREYVDASRIYTYEKVELPSKETSINDLVQQVEQKGGKKYLDSLPTSGAKRYTITTQDVQKKLVNDILKHTLPTAEETNSNSFTWIVLKPSPIDYRSIKSPYASRWPFTYQVQPKQVDQDSLLAKRSMYREARMFGKDSVDWPKVNLNYIGVFDPKKLNISKDPLTELPMETYFPSKAQWVMDKNERPVNPVRDVKPTNDPYDFLTKPPSMLTTLDAAFKIRGAKAISAIRVNVKGVETMNAASEKKLQQVATEIEQKTGLITDVTLGSSPQLALTYLPGLKDESALGWVQQPWIKLGSSIAIFQEAKIGMSGIIASVIAVALVYVFSSNIILLYARKKEFAILLSLGWRPRQLSKLLFLEATLLGTLVVLIAWTILGSFWVTTDNPIAIGRILLIGLAGLLIYWGGTLVPMTLIRRIKPYESMRSGEVSKGRRFVRARSALGMSINQLVTYWQRTLLSVIAIALPTSLFIFFLFITFRLKGVLYATWLGEYVALEVGTMHYVAMGVALLIAILTTTEIMWQNVNERKNQLAVLKATGWQDGQVRLLVLSEGMMTGLCAGVIGLLTALGMIGFVYGQFPVQELAFLSIMLLIPVITGLLGALLPAERAVRITPNAALGSIVENTQATERRFKWALGSIAASLCIGVASLFLFASTESSTTTTQSAPQQQTSGQKLKDLTTDPKTSADKKTGDQTALKKLMKKGVIQTYPGDPEATSELFYAKSLIPTPKELDLKEKSGYRFVTVPVVMYDPDNRVKGAYAIYRPGTFTLTSLDGKEYETVDYVNHNKKAFRNSYQYLSPYKSTVDLVYQVPDDQKVFVLFAADDAFPKDTTVKIELD
- a CDS encoding methyl-accepting chemotaxis protein, which produces MTTQLSTDLGSQDILASLRDNVAMIRFDRQRRVVDVNGLFAKTMKYKREEMIGMQHHLFCTTEFAMSDSYQAFWQKLFSGFSTADKIERIDAHGQSIWLEATYMPIYDGTEVTGVLKIASDITDRQQTIQKFATSFDTIASDLNTRSTHGEQESEALRRTIEQMAETTRDNHQTIERLQRQAQDITQVTETIKTIASQTNLLSLNASIEAARAGEHGKGFNVVATEVRNLSKLVEQAVVDVRQTTQRMNDELQRIARAMTQATTDAQASVTVVAETVDRFHDVQSAASSLTETARDFTKAI
- a CDS encoding GNAT family N-acetyltransferase — its product is MIIDTLSNHPEQLEVVATMIHTEFVQKKKGSVPYEPIKSFLDKKPSVPYPVTFVALDDATCIGTVSLFENDLNERPAYTPWLASLFVEKVYRNQGIAQQLINQLIVYTKSRQITTIYLKTENASAYYKKLGWTLVETIETTELPIHIFSYTIDED
- a CDS encoding MFS transporter, whose amino-acid sequence is MTRLLLPLIYLAFISLGLPDALLGTAWPVMRLDLDAPLDMAGWLFMTIAAGTIVSSLFSGRLIERYSTGPITAASAGLTALALIGFFVAPSLIWLFVLAIPLGLGAGVVDAALNHFVATHYQAHHMNWLHCFWGIGATAGPLIMAGVLLDSGWRLGYLVVGALQLVLMIVLIVSLPLWKRAPKQVSEQVQTVNTSSGKPRGLVAALAAFCFYCGVEAVVGLWGSSYLVQVRSFSVTSAATWISVYYGSITAGRFISGFLSLRWSNRRLIRVGQWTAFIGAACFILAPAAWMPLGFVLVGLGLAPIYPAMLHETPVRFGEAAAQRLMGVQMAFAYTGSTFMPPLFGWLATSYSLSLFHWFTISLIFLMLVATEGLNRMLFRQRLAKAS
- a CDS encoding DUF3784 domain-containing protein, producing the protein MVVSESIVYFVILIPLLVFAIVLSKGKGASLLAGYNTLSESKKQDYDEVALCQFMGKIMYGVCFSILLIAGSELFGYQSLFSLGVMLLFFLIVFAVVYSNTNDRFKKKR